CGAGAGGTGAAGATTTACCGGTGTCCGATGACCCGGCGGTCGTTTCCGGGCGCCCCGCCGCGTGCGGAATGGCTGCAGCTCTCCGGACCGCTGCGCAACCCGTATTTCGGCGATGAGATGCCGGACTGCGGCACGGAGGTCGCCCCGTGATCAACGCCATCATCACCGGGTCGCTGCGCAACCGCTTCCTGGTCCTGTGCGCCGCCCTGCTGGTGGCCGTCTGGGGGATCAAGGCGGTGTACTCGACGCCTGTGGATGCCATTCCGGACCTGAGCGAAAACCAGGTGATTGTCTTTGCAGACTGGGCCGGGCGCAGTCCCCAGGAAGTCGAGGATCAGGTCACCTATCCCCTGTCGGTGAACCTCCAGGGTCTCGCCGGTGTGAAGACCGTGCGGGCCACCTCCATGTTCGGGTTCTCCCTGATCACGGTGATTTTTCGCGACGACGTGGACAACTACTTCGCCCGGTCCCGGGTGCTGGAACGTCTGAACTACCTGACCACGCTCATGCCATCGGGCGTGATTCCGCAGTTGGGCCCGGATGCCACCGGACTCGGATGGATCTACCAGTATTACCTGCAGGTGGATCCCCGGGTGGCACCGGACGGTGGGTATGACCTCGGGCGCCTGCGTGCGGTCCAGGACTGGTTTGTCCGGTATCAGTTGAACGCCGTGCCCGGGGTGGCGGAGGTCGCAAGCCTGGGCGGGTTCGTCCAGCAGTATCAAATCGAGGTCAGCTCGTTGCGGATGCGTGCCCTGGGCATCTCCCTTCAGGAGGTGCTGGAGGCGGTGGCGGCGAACAACCTCAACGTGGGGGGCAAGACCGTTGATGAGAACGGCATGGAGTTTGTCATTCGCGGCGTGGGCCTCGTGCGGGGAGTTGGAGATCTGGAGCAGATCGTCCTGCGGACGGGGGCCGACGGGACTCCGGTGACGCTGGCGCAGGTTGCCACGGTGCAGTTGGGCGGTGATTTCCGCCGCGGCGCCCTCGACGTGGACGGCCGCGAGGTGGTCGGAGGCATTGTCGTGATGCGGACCGGGGAGAACGCGATGGCGGTGATCCGGGCGGTGAAGGAGCGGCTGGAACAGATCCGTCCGGCGCTGCCTCCGGGAGTCTCCATTGAGCCGTTCTACGACCGCAGCGACTTGATCGAACGAACCATCGCCACTCTCAAAGACGCCCTGTGGGAGGAAATGCTGCTCGTGACCCTGGCGCATGTGATTTTCCTGTTCCACTTCCGGAGCATCCTGATCGTCACCATCCCGCTGCCGCTCTCGATCCTGATCTCCTTCATCCTCATGCGGGAGTTCGGCATCTCGTCCAACATCATGTCGCTCTCCGGGATCGCCATCGCGATCGGGGTGCTGGTGGATGCGGGCATCGTCATGACCGAGAATGTGATCCGGCATTGCGAGCTGCGCGAAGCGGCGCGTGGCGGGGCCACGGGTCCCGTCCGGTTGTCGTCAGCCGAGACCTGGGAATGCACCCTGGCCGCGGCCCGACAGGTGGGACGTCCGATCTTCTTTGCGATGGCCATCATCATCTTTGCGTTTCTCCCGGTCTTCGTGCTGGGCGGACAGGAGGGCAAGCTGTTCCGTCCGCTGGCCTTCACCAAGACCTTCGCCTGTGTCGGGGCCACGATCCTGGCAGTGACCGTCGTGCCGGTGCTGTGCTCATTGCTGGTTCGGGGGCCGTTCCGCTCCGAGGAGGACAACCGGGTGATGCGATGGCTGCTGCGTCTGTATGATCCGGCGCTCCGATGGGCGCTGGATCACCGTCGCGCGGTTCTGGGCCTTGCGGCCCTGCTGCTGGGGGTCGCGCTGGTGCTGGCGTTCGGACTGCCGCGTCCCGTGTGGCAGCGTTTGCGCGATGCCGGCCTGCCCACGCCGCTGCTGCGGGCGCTCGGCGGCATGGGGAAGGAGTTCATGCCGCCATTGAACGAAGGTTCCCTGCTGTTCATGCCCGTGCTGCTGCCGGCGACCTCGCTGTCCGAGGTCAACCGCATCATGGCGTGGCAGGACCGCGTCATCCGCGAGCTCCCGGAGGTGGCGAGCGCCGCGGGCAAGCTCGGGCGCGCGGATACCGCGACCGATCCGGCCCCGGTGGAAATGATCGAGACCACGATCGTGCTCAAGCCGGAGTACCTGACCACACGCCGTTCAGTGCTTGGGCTGTTCTCCATCCCCTGGACGGTGCGGAACCCCGCGTGGCGCCACGGCATGACGCGCGAGGGCCTGGTGGCGGAGCTCACGAGGACGCTGACCGCCGTGCCGGGGTATGTGCCCGGGTTTCTTCAACCGATTGAGAATCGCGTGCTGATGATCGCCACCGGGATCCGGGCCCAGCTTGGGGTCAAGGTCCTGGGAGACGACCTCGACGCCCTGCAGCAGCAAGCCTTTGCGGTGCAGCGCGTGGTGGAATCCATCCCCGGAGCCACCGGGGTGTCCCCCAGCCGCGTGCAGGGAAAGCCCTACCTGGAGGTAGAGGTGGACCGTCCAGCGATGGCCCGACACGGGCTCGACGTCCGGCGGGTCCTGGATGCCGTGGAGGTGGGGATCGGCGGACGGAATGTCACCACCACCATCGAGGGACGCGAACGGTTCCCCATCCAGGTTCGGCTGCAGCGCGATGAACGGGACGACCTCGACCGGCTGGGTTCCATTCTGATCACGGCGCCGTCCGGGCTGCAGATCCCCCTGGGCCAGGTGGCCACCCTGCGCCGGGTGACGGGACCCAACGAGATTGCCAGCGAGAACGGGCGGCTGCGGGTGTTTGTGCAGGCAAATGTTCAGGGACGCGATCTGGGAGGGTTTGTGGACGAGGTGAAGCGCCGCGTGGCGGCGGAGATCCTGCCTGGGTTGCCCGCGGGCATGACGATCGAGTACAGCGGACAGTACGAGGAATTGCTCCGGGCGGAGCGCACGCTGCGGATCGTCATCCCCATGTCCCTGTTGATCATCTTCCTGCTGCTGTACGCGGTCTATCAATCCGCCGGGGAGGCGGCGCATGTCATCCTTGCCGTGCCGTTTGCCCTGAGCGGCAGCGTCTTTCTCCAGTACCTCCTCGGCTACAACTTCAGCGTCGCCGTCTGGATCGGGTACATCGCCCTGTTTGGCATCGCCATCCAGACCGGGGTGGTGATGGTCGTGTACTTGGAGGAGGCGCTGGAGCGGAAGCGGGCCGAGCGCGGCGCGGCGTTCAACCGGGAGGATTTGCTGGACGCCATCCGTTCGGGGGCACGGCTGCGCTTGCGGCCGAAGATCATGACCGTGGCCACGACCATCGCCAGCCTGCTGCCCATCATGTGGAGTTCCCGTGCGGGCGCGGAGGTGATGAAGCCGCTGGCCGCCCCGGTCATCGGCGGCAGCGTCAGCTCGCTGCTGCACATTCTGATCGTGACCCCGGTGCTCGTCGCCTGGCTGCGCGAGCGCGCGCTGGCCAACCGCTGAACGCGTGGCGTCCGCTCAACGGTTGACCGCGTGGAATTCGCAGACCACCGGGCGGTGGTCGGAGGCCAGGCCCCAGTTGGGCCCGGAATAGACATAACTCCCTTCGGCCCGCCACTCGCGCGCCATGCCCTTGCTGAGGAGCACGTAGTCAATCCGGCTGTAGGTGTCCTCCTTGCCGTAAAAATGCGTCCAGGTCACGGTGCGGAATCCGTCCTCCTTCTTCGAATCCCCATTGCGTTCGTAGGGGCGGGTGTCCGTCAGCGCGGTCTTGCCGCGTCCGAGCAGTGTGCGGATCGGCGGGCTGTCCCGCGTGTCGTTGAAGTCGCCGCACACCAGCACATTGGCATTGGGCGACGCGGCAAGGAGGGCATCCACCTTGTCCCGCAGGATGCGGGCCTCCGCGGCGCGCAGGTCGGATTCGTCGGCCACGGACGATGGACGACGCGACTTGAGGTGGGTCGTCAGGAGCGTGAAGCGATACCGGGGTGTGACCTCGATCTCGACCTCGGCGATCCCGCGGTTGGTGAACAGGCGCCGTCCGTTGAGCAGAAAGGACTCCCGCGAGTGGGGGCGGCGGGCGGTGATGGGGAAGCGGCTGAGAACGGCAACGAAGATGTTGGTGTCCCAGCCGCCGACGTGTTCGAGATGGGGCAGGTCCAGACCGGCCTCCCGCAGGCGCCCCTGCAGTTCCTCGAGGGCTTCCCTCTGGCCGATCTCCTGAAGGGCCAGCACGTCGGGCTGGATGGCGGTGATCTGGGCGACGACCTGGCGGCGGCTTTCCAGCGACTTGACGGGCCGGGTTCCCGTGGCCTTCAGGTGGTAGTTCTCCAGGTTGAACGTCGCGACGCGGAATGACGGTGGAGCGGTCGTCTGGCCCGTCGCCGCAAGCGTCAGCGCGATCAGCAGCGCTGCGGTCAGTGCGGCCCGGCGGAGCGGGGCAATGCGGGACATGGAATGGAGGGCTTGCGACCGGCGGCGATCACTCCTTCAGGCCGGCCTTCTTCAGCTTGGGCGCGATGACCCGCTGGCAGTAGGGATTCCGGTCCTTGTTCAGGCGGTAGTAGTTCTGGTGGTAGTTTTCCGCAGGGTAGAACGCGGTGGCCCGGGTGATCTCGGTGACGATGGGCTTGGCAAAGTCCCTGGCGGCTTCGTCCCGTGATTTCTCGGCGACCTGCCGCTGGGCATCGCTGTTGTAGAAGATGGCCGAACGGTAATGGGTCCCCACATCAGCGCCCTGGCGGTTCAGACTGGTCGGGTCGTGGATCTGCCAGAATTTGGTGAGGATCTTCTCCAGGGACGTGACCTGGGGATCGAACACCAGAAGGGCCACCTCGGCGTGCCCGGTTTCGCCGGTGCAGACCTGCTCGTAGGTCGGATCGGGAACCGTGCCGCCCATGTAGCCGGAGGTCACCGAAAGGACCCCGGGGATCTGCTGATAGACCGCCTCGGTGCACCAGAAGCATCCCGCGCCGAGCGTGATCGTCTCGGCGCCCGCCGGGACCTCGGGCTGTTTTGCAGGGCTTTTCGGGGAAGGGGGAACCGACGGGGCGGGCTGGCTCAGGCAGAGCATCAAACCCATCCATGGAAGCAGGGCCAGTTGGAGGATCCGTTTCATGTCAGGAGCAGTTTCAGGGTGCGAGACTCGCACGGCAACTCCCGTCCGACAATCGCGAGGAGTGGGGAGGGACCTCCGGAAAAAGAAGAGGGCGCGACCCGGCCGGGTCGCGCCCCAGGGGAGGCACGGAACGGAACCAGCGCCTACTGCTTGCTGAACTTCTCCTCGGCCGCCGCAAACGCGTGCTCCAGGGCCACGAGGTCTTCGCCCGGCTTGAGCTGCTCCAGGAGCTTCTGCTCCTCCTTGATCTGTTCCTGGGTGTAGTTGGCGGCCTTGATCGAGAGGCCGATGCGCCGCTCCACACGGTCAATCTTGATGACCCGCGCGGTCACGTCGTCACCCACCTTGAGCACGTTCTTGATCTTGTCCACGCGCTCCTCGCTCACCTGCGAGATGTGGACCAAGCCGTCAATGTCGTGATCGAGGCCGACGAAGGCGCCGAAGCTGGCGAGCTTGGAGACCTTGCCCTGGACCAGGTCGCCGACCTTGAAGAACCGGTCAATGCCCTCCCACGGATCCGTGGAGAGCTGCTTCATGCCAAGCGAAATCCGCTGGTTGGCCTTGTCCACCTCCAGGACCACCGCCTCGACGACATCGCCCTTCTTCACGACCTCGCTCGGATGGTTGATCTTGCGGGTCCACGACATGTCGGACACGTGGATCATCCCATCGAGCCCCTCTTCCAGCTCCAGGAAGGCCCCGTAGCTGGTGAGGTTGCGGATGGTGCCCTTGACCTGGGTGCCGGACGGATACTTCTCGTGGGCGACGTCCCAGGGGTTGGCCTCGAGCTGGCGGATGCCGAGGCTGATCTTCTGCTCCTCGCGGTTGATGCCGAGGACGACGGCCTCGATCTCCTGGCCGACCTTGAGCACGTCGGACGGCTTGGCGATGCGTTTGGTCCAGGACAGTTCGGTGACGTGCACGAGGCCCTCGACGCCCGGCTCGAGCTCGATGAAGGCGCCGTACGGTACGAGATTGACCACCTTGCCCTTGACCTTGGCGCCCAGCGGGAACTTTGACTCGATGCTGTCCCAGGGGTTGGCCTCCTTCTGCTTGAGGCCGAGGGAGACGCGCTCTTTTTCCCGGTTGATGTCGAGGATGACGACGTCGAGTTCCTGGCCCACACGGAGCAGCTCGCTCGGATGGGAGATGCGGCCCCAGGACATGTCGGTGATATGCAGCAGGCCGTCGAGACCGTTGAGGTCAATGAAGGCGCCGAAGTCGGTGATGTTCTTGACGACGCCCTTGCGGATGTCGCCCGGCACCAGTTCCTGGAGCAGGGTGGCCCGCCGGCTGTTGCGCTCGGCCTCGACCAGTTCGCGGCGGCTGAGCACGACGTTCTGCCGCTCGGGGTTCAGCTTGACGACCTTGAACTCGTAGGCGTTGCCCACGTAGATCTGCAGGTTCTTGGGCGGGGAGATGTCAATCTGGGACGACGGGCAGAACGCCTCGACCCCGATGTTCACCACGAGGCCGCCCTTGACGACCGCCTTGACCTTGCCCTGAACGGTCCCGCCCTCGTTGCAGATGGTCTGGATGCGGTCCCAGTTCTGCTTGAACTCCGCCTTCTCTCGGGAGACGAGGATGTTGCCGTCCTTGTCCTCGGACCGTTCGACCAGCACCTCAAAGGTGTCGCCCACCTTGAGGGAGTCGAAGTCGGGGATCTCGGAGCCGGGCACGACGCCCTCGGACTTGCCGCCGACGTCAATGATGACCTCCTTGGGGCGGATCTCGATGACGGTGCCTTTGACGATTTGACCGGTCTGAAGCGGCTTTTCGAACTGCTTCAGCATTTCTGCGAATTGCTGCGTGGTGACTGCCATGGGAATGACGGGGCGAACGAATGAACTCAACAATGGGATCGTGTCGCCGGTAAACGGGAGCTTGGCGTGGGCGATGAGAAGAAGCGCCGCCCGGCGCGAAGGCTCCGTGCCCAACTCTGCCGCGTTGCGGTTGGCAACGGAGGTTTAAAGTTCAGGTGATGCGTTTATCGGTGTTTCTCAGCCTCTGACGCCGCCACACACGTGACGGCAGGCGGAGGGAGGCTAGGCAGACGGCGGGTCGGATCAAGGCAATTCCCCCGCCGGCTCGGATCCCACCGGCACCAATCCCATTGCCTTCGGCACCCCGATTTGCGTCACTCCGGACACCATTCCCGTGAATTCCGTCCTGATTTCCCGCCGTGCCCTGCTGGGTTCCCTTGGGGCGACCGCCATTTTGGGGGTACCGTGCCGCCGGCTCGCCGCAGCCGATTGGAACCCGGTCCCGTCGGGGTCGTTCTCGAAATCGGCGGGGTCCGGACGCTCCCTCATGAAACTCGATCAGAATTCCTTCGGCCACCTCCCCGATGGCTCCGAGGCGATGCGCTTCACGGCGTCCACCGCCTCCGGCATCACCGCCCGCTTCACCAACTACGGGCTCATCCTCACCGAACTCCTGGTGCCGGACCGCGACGGCCAGACCACCAACGTGGTGCTCGGGTTCGACAATCTCCCGCGCTACCTGCAGGGACACCCCCACTTCGGTGCGATCGCCGGAAGGGTGGCCAACCGCATTGCGCGCGGCGAATTCACGCTCGACGGCACGACCTATCGCCTGGCCACGAACAACGGTCCCAACCACCTGCACGGCGGACGGGTCGGCTTCGACAAAAAGCTCTGGAAGATCGAAGGCTACGAACTCACACCCGGGCAGGCCTCGGTCCGCTTCAGCCATGTCAGTCCGGACGGCGATGAGGGGTATCCGGGAACCCTGCGGATGACCGTGACCTACACGCTCACGCAGACCGGCGACCTCCGCATCCACTATCAGGCCACCACCGATCGCGCGACCCCGGTCAACCTCACGAACCACAGCTACTTCAACCTCGCTGGACGCGGCACCGTGGACGATCAGGTGCTCGAAGTGTTTGCCAGCCGGTATACGCCCACCGACGAAGGGCTGATCCCCACGGGCGTCCTCGCGCCGGTGGAGGGCACCGCGCTCGACTTCACCCGGCCGCGGCGGCTCGGCGACCGCATCCGGTCCACCGGCCTGCAGCCCCCGGGATATGACCACAACTTCGTGCTGGATGCGGGCGGCGGTTCGCTCGCGCTGGCGGCACGGGTGACGGATCCGGCCTCGGGACGGATGCTGGAGGTCTTCACCGATCAGCCCGGGGTGCAGTTGTACACGGCGAACCATTTCCCGGCTGACGGCTACGAGTGCAACGGCGGTCTCCGATTTCCGCCGCTCGGCGCGTTCTGCCTCGAGACCCAGAATTTTCCTGACGCCATCAACAAGCCCAACTTTCCCAAGGCGGTCCTGCGTCCGGGGGAAACCTACGACACCACGACGATCTTCCGACTGGGCATCGCCGGCGGCTGAGGAATGGCCCCGCGGGGTGGTTCGCGCCCGCCGCGGGTGGAGGTGCTGCGCGGGCGCTGTGGAGTACGGCGCCCCCGCGCCGTTTTGGAACGATGCGACGCTCCGAGACGCCCCGCGATTGAGCCAAAGGCAAGTGTCCACCGGTCGCTTGCCGGTGACGCGTTGGCCCGCACCGAAAACGGCGGAGGGCCGCACGTACTCACGGTTTTCCAGGCGCTGCCGCCTCCACCGTGCGTTTGCGCGGGGCGGGCACCAGCGCGTGGACCGGGATTTCCAGGACGGGCATTTCCGGGGACGACGTTGCCATCGAGACGCGCCCAAAGACGTTGCCCCGTCCCATCGGCGGCACGGCCCGCACGATGAGTTCGTACTCGCGTCCCGGCACCACGGACCGCAGCGTCGCCTCAATTCCGCGATGGCTGCTTTCCGGCGCCTTCAGTTCCACGGGTTCCGAAAGCTGATTGACAATGCGGATCGTGCAGGTGGCGGACTCCGGGGCGTCCGGACGCGCCTCGAACACTGCGGATGCCGGCGTTGCTTCCAGCGGACGCCACACCACCGCCCGAACGTCCAGGGTCAGCACCGCCCCATCCCCCGGCCCGACACGAGTGCGGACGGTCAGGTGCTCGGCGACGGCGCCGCTGTAGGGCTCCGTGTGCAACTCGACGGGCAGGGTGGCGCTTTCGCCCGGCTTCAGCTTTGCGGGCCACACTCCGGGTGCCAGGCACGCGCAGGAGGTTTCGACCGCAGTGATCTCGACCGTTTCGTTGCCCTGGTTGGTGACTCGAAACTCGTGAAGCATCCGCGTGCCGGCGCGGACGCGTCCGAAGTCCTGCAGCGGCTCGAGGACCTCCAGGAGTTGCGGGAGTTGCGGGGGCTCCGGGTCACCGACGAGGGATCCCGTGGCCAGGAGCATCGCCGCGGCCATGCGCATCGCGTGCAGCATCTTCGCCATTGGTGAGGGCAGCAAGTGACGACGCGTCCGCGGGGTCAAGGACAAGAAATCCTGACGGCGGGCGATGAATTCCCGGAATGGCCTCGACGACATCGGGGAGCCTTGGTTGCCTTTGGCGATGGCCTCCGACGCGATGCCGCTCTTGGAACCCGTTCCTTTGAGCGCTGACCTCACGGGAAAGTTTCCAGGACAGGAGTGCTTCATCACCTTGGGTGAGCGTAAAGTTCCGATGGTTTTCTGTTGGTGTCCGCATGGAGCGGCCGCACCACGAAAACGTTCCGCAATGGGCAACGAGGTCGGGGCGATCACCGGGCCAGGAACGACTGGGCTTCCAGGATTTTGGCTCGCCAAACATCCCGTCTCCCAGGCCCAGTGGCAGGCGGTCATGGGGAACAATCCCAGCCAGCGAGGACGCGGGAATTCGCATCCGGTGGACAGCGTGTCTTGGGAAGACGCCTCGGCGTTTTGTCGAAAGGCCGGATTGCGCCTTCCCTTGGAGGCGGAGTGGGAGCACGCCTGCCGGGCAGGCACGGCCAGCCCGTTCGCCTTGGGAGAGGGCGCGTACCTGAACTCCCAAATGGCCAATTTCAACGGGGATTTCCCAGGAGGTAGTGGCGCGGGGGCCTTTAAATGGTTGTTTCGAACGAGGACCACTGAAGCGGGATCCTTCCCACCGAACGTATGGGGATTTCACGACATGCACGGCCAATTGTGGGAGTGGTGTGACGACAAGGTCGAAGGCGGGGCCCGCGCGCTGCGCGGCGGCAGCTGGAACGACCTCGGCGGGTACGCCGCGTCCGGCGCCCGCGTCGGCCTCGCGCCCGGCTTCCGGGACGGCATCATCGGCTTCCGGCCCTGCCCCAGTTCCACCGGGAAAGCGGTGAAGGAAAGGAGCAGGAGGCAGGGCAAGGAGTGAGGGAGGGACGACCGAGCGACGGCCCGGCCGGGCCGCGAGAGCAAGACTATGCCATTTGCGTTTTTTTTGGTTTCCGCTGATGCCAGCGCGGAAGCGGCGAGGGCGCTCAACACCTTTCTCGCCACTCACACTGTGGTCCGGGTCACTCGGGAGTGGTGCGGCTCGGGAAGCGTGGGCTCCTGGGCCTTTTGCATCGAATACACGGGCGCGGCGACAGAAGTCGGCGGCGCGGCGACCCGGGTGGACTATCGCGAGATCCTGCCTCCAAAACAGTTTGAGGTGTATGCGCGACTGCGGGCGCTGCGGAAGACCCTTTCGGATCGGGAGGGCCAGCCTCCGTTCGCCGTATTCACAAACGCGCAACTGGCTGAGATCGTTCGCCGGGAGTGTCGAACGGTGGACGATTTGAAGGGCATAGACGGCTTGGGAGAGGCGCGGATTGCCAGGTACGGAGCCGAGGTGTTGGCGTCCCTCGCCGAAGGAGGAGAGAAATGAGGTCGGTGGGCGGGTTGCTGGAGAGGATGATTGGGAGGGACAACGTGCTCCTCGCAGTCCGTCGCGCATTGCGGGGCCGGCGGTTGCGTCCGGAAGTCATCCGTTATCTGGAAGGGTTCGAGGACGAGATGGAGTGGTTGAGGGAGCAGTTGATGACGGGAGCGGCAGACTGCGGCGATTGTCACGAGTTTCGAATTTTCGACCCGAAGGAACGCTGGATCACGGCCCCAGTGTTTCGGGAGCGGGTGTTGCATCACGCTGCGATGAACGTGTGCGGACCAGTGCTTGACCGACGGTTGACCTCTCACACGTACGCCTGCCGGATGGGACTGGGGACCTTTGCCGCGGTGGAGGCTGCCTGCCGGGCTGCGGGCAGGCAGCCTTGGTTTCTGAAGCTTGATGTGAGGAAGTATTTTGACAGCGTGCCTCATCACAGGCTCGAGTCGTTCTTGGACCGGGTTTTTCGGGAGCGGCAAGCCGTGAGGCTCCTGATAAACCTGGTCAAAGCCTACCGGCAGGGCTCGAACTATGGATTGGCCATCGGAACCTTAGTGTCTCAGCATCTGGCCAACTTTTACCTCACCGCATTGGACACCTTGGTCCTTCAGGAAATCCGCCCCGGCGGTTACGTGCGATATATGGACGATATGGCGCTTTGGTTTGGCACGCGCGACGCCGCCCTCAGTGCGCGCGACCGCATTATCCGCTTCGCGACCGCGCCCCTTGAATTGACGTTCAAAACGGTCGCGATTCAGCGGTCGAATCAAGGAATGGATTTTCTCGGCCACCGGATTCATCCCCATTGGGCGGGTTTGGGGCGCCGAAGCCGTCGCCGGTACTCTCGGAACATCCGCCGGCTCCATACTGCTTGGTTGGCAGGGGAGGTTTGTGAGAGGGAGGCGCAGG
This Verrucomicrobiia bacterium DNA region includes the following protein-coding sequences:
- a CDS encoding efflux RND transporter permease subunit, which codes for MINAIITGSLRNRFLVLCAALLVAVWGIKAVYSTPVDAIPDLSENQVIVFADWAGRSPQEVEDQVTYPLSVNLQGLAGVKTVRATSMFGFSLITVIFRDDVDNYFARSRVLERLNYLTTLMPSGVIPQLGPDATGLGWIYQYYLQVDPRVAPDGGYDLGRLRAVQDWFVRYQLNAVPGVAEVASLGGFVQQYQIEVSSLRMRALGISLQEVLEAVAANNLNVGGKTVDENGMEFVIRGVGLVRGVGDLEQIVLRTGADGTPVTLAQVATVQLGGDFRRGALDVDGREVVGGIVVMRTGENAMAVIRAVKERLEQIRPALPPGVSIEPFYDRSDLIERTIATLKDALWEEMLLVTLAHVIFLFHFRSILIVTIPLPLSILISFILMREFGISSNIMSLSGIAIAIGVLVDAGIVMTENVIRHCELREAARGGATGPVRLSSAETWECTLAAARQVGRPIFFAMAIIIFAFLPVFVLGGQEGKLFRPLAFTKTFACVGATILAVTVVPVLCSLLVRGPFRSEEDNRVMRWLLRLYDPALRWALDHRRAVLGLAALLLGVALVLAFGLPRPVWQRLRDAGLPTPLLRALGGMGKEFMPPLNEGSLLFMPVLLPATSLSEVNRIMAWQDRVIRELPEVASAAGKLGRADTATDPAPVEMIETTIVLKPEYLTTRRSVLGLFSIPWTVRNPAWRHGMTREGLVAELTRTLTAVPGYVPGFLQPIENRVLMIATGIRAQLGVKVLGDDLDALQQQAFAVQRVVESIPGATGVSPSRVQGKPYLEVEVDRPAMARHGLDVRRVLDAVEVGIGGRNVTTTIEGRERFPIQVRLQRDERDDLDRLGSILITAPSGLQIPLGQVATLRRVTGPNEIASENGRLRVFVQANVQGRDLGGFVDEVKRRVAAEILPGLPAGMTIEYSGQYEELLRAERTLRIVIPMSLLIIFLLLYAVYQSAGEAAHVILAVPFALSGSVFLQYLLGYNFSVAVWIGYIALFGIAIQTGVVMVVYLEEALERKRAERGAAFNREDLLDAIRSGARLRLRPKIMTVATTIASLLPIMWSSRAGAEVMKPLAAPVIGGSVSSLLHILIVTPVLVAWLRERALANR
- a CDS encoding endonuclease/exonuclease/phosphatase family protein, whose product is MSRIAPLRRAALTAALLIALTLAATGQTTAPPSFRVATFNLENYHLKATGTRPVKSLESRRQVVAQITAIQPDVLALQEIGQREALEELQGRLREAGLDLPHLEHVGGWDTNIFVAVLSRFPITARRPHSRESFLLNGRRLFTNRGIAEVEIEVTPRYRFTLLTTHLKSRRPSSVADESDLRAAEARILRDKVDALLAASPNANVLVCGDFNDTRDSPPIRTLLGRGKTALTDTRPYERNGDSKKEDGFRTVTWTHFYGKEDTYSRIDYVLLSKGMAREWRAEGSYVYSGPNWGLASDHRPVVCEFHAVNR
- the msrA gene encoding peptide-methionine (S)-S-oxide reductase MsrA yields the protein MKRILQLALLPWMGLMLCLSQPAPSVPPSPKSPAKQPEVPAGAETITLGAGCFWCTEAVYQQIPGVLSVTSGYMGGTVPDPTYEQVCTGETGHAEVALLVFDPQVTSLEKILTKFWQIHDPTSLNRQGADVGTHYRSAIFYNSDAQRQVAEKSRDEAARDFAKPIVTEITRATAFYPAENYHQNYYRLNKDRNPYCQRVIAPKLKKAGLKE
- the rpsA gene encoding 30S ribosomal protein S1, which produces MAVTTQQFAEMLKQFEKPLQTGQIVKGTVIEIRPKEVIIDVGGKSEGVVPGSEIPDFDSLKVGDTFEVLVERSEDKDGNILVSREKAEFKQNWDRIQTICNEGGTVQGKVKAVVKGGLVVNIGVEAFCPSSQIDISPPKNLQIYVGNAYEFKVVKLNPERQNVVLSRRELVEAERNSRRATLLQELVPGDIRKGVVKNITDFGAFIDLNGLDGLLHITDMSWGRISHPSELLRVGQELDVVILDINREKERVSLGLKQKEANPWDSIESKFPLGAKVKGKVVNLVPYGAFIELEPGVEGLVHVTELSWTKRIAKPSDVLKVGQEIEAVVLGINREEQKISLGIRQLEANPWDVAHEKYPSGTQVKGTIRNLTSYGAFLELEEGLDGMIHVSDMSWTRKINHPSEVVKKGDVVEAVVLEVDKANQRISLGMKQLSTDPWEGIDRFFKVGDLVQGKVSKLASFGAFVGLDHDIDGLVHISQVSEERVDKIKNVLKVGDDVTARVIKIDRVERRIGLSIKAANYTQEQIKEEQKLLEQLKPGEDLVALEHAFAAAEEKFSKQ
- a CDS encoding galactose mutarotase, which produces MKLDQNSFGHLPDGSEAMRFTASTASGITARFTNYGLILTELLVPDRDGQTTNVVLGFDNLPRYLQGHPHFGAIAGRVANRIARGEFTLDGTTYRLATNNGPNHLHGGRVGFDKKLWKIEGYELTPGQASVRFSHVSPDGDEGYPGTLRMTVTYTLTQTGDLRIHYQATTDRATPVNLTNHSYFNLAGRGTVDDQVLEVFASRYTPTDEGLIPTGVLAPVEGTALDFTRPRRLGDRIRSTGLQPPGYDHNFVLDAGGGSLALAARVTDPASGRMLEVFTDQPGVQLYTANHFPADGYECNGGLRFPPLGAFCLETQNFPDAINKPNFPKAVLRPGETYDTTTIFRLGIAGG
- a CDS encoding DUF1573 domain-containing protein — encoded protein: MAKMLHAMRMAAAMLLATGSLVGDPEPPQLPQLLEVLEPLQDFGRVRAGTRMLHEFRVTNQGNETVEITAVETSCACLAPGVWPAKLKPGESATLPVELHTEPYSGAVAEHLTVRTRVGPGDGAVLTLDVRAVVWRPLEATPASAVFEARPDAPESATCTIRIVNQLSEPVELKAPESSHRGIEATLRSVVPGREYELIVRAVPPMGRGNVFGRVSMATSSPEMPVLEIPVHALVPAPRKRTVEAAAPGKP
- a CDS encoding formylglycine-generating enzyme family protein, whose protein sequence is MGNEVGAITGPGTTGLPGFWLAKHPVSQAQWQAVMGNNPSQRGRGNSHPVDSVSWEDASAFCRKAGLRLPLEAEWEHACRAGTASPFALGEGAYLNSQMANFNGDFPGGSGAGAFKWLFRTRTTEAGSFPPNVWGFHDMHGQLWEWCDDKVEGGARALRGGSWNDLGGYAASGARVGLAPGFRDGIIGFRPCPSSTGKAVKERSRRQGKE
- a CDS encoding HRDC domain-containing protein, with the protein product MPFAFFLVSADASAEAARALNTFLATHTVVRVTREWCGSGSVGSWAFCIEYTGAATEVGGAATRVDYREILPPKQFEVYARLRALRKTLSDREGQPPFAVFTNAQLAEIVRRECRTVDDLKGIDGLGEARIARYGAEVLASLAEGGEK